From Anaerohalosphaera lusitana, one genomic window encodes:
- a CDS encoding LamG-like jellyroll fold domain-containing protein, with protein MKRMTIFLCMVVIVCLAGVSQAKLVEYLTFDADGSAIVGADAVLNGDAAISTGTQGIVGEALQLDGDGDFATTPGFKGIGGANPRTVSLWVKTSVNQADGTFFLGWGDTGFGSRVRYDLGLQSGTSDQLRNELNAGAITSDTGTTITDDAWHHIALTFDGTTTTFYVDGQAYGTSTTSVNTTTTEDLAIGTGVRESVEWGTMTRWTQGLIDEVQIYDEALTATDISYMYSNPGDVAYPMVALQNPSNGEERVSVTPVLEWSVLGGSSSQETITVRPTDPNAAAIVTDEPASSPYTLPVTLDYGTEYEWKVDAVIDGVATAGEFSTFTTLPAIPVIDQQPQSVLVFGDDPVSLTVEVTSPSAVSYQWMIDDGDGDTENDVEVPGATDAALSFAAAAGNEGTYYCLVTNDGGTVSSESATIAVKKLVCNWTFDGTLADATGNGYDGTVQQRDPNTTQVANYVAGIDGQALDADSIIVEHVLPQQETWQEYTVTVWAKSDTETQTSYAGVFNNGKAAADDFQIGCGSTVYRYNGSVAFNNIAPLSTTAWTMLTVTCDAAGTKVYADGSYVGENSSRRVDFSRFAVGANRGDGLFFDGAIDDLRVFNYARTAEEVAEDYYAITGEAICLTNPDMDITGPNGEPDCVVDLHDFASFAAGWMECGLWPLEACPQ; from the coding sequence ATGAAAAGAATGACCATTTTTCTATGCATGGTTGTCATTGTCTGCCTTGCAGGTGTATCACAGGCCAAGCTTGTGGAATATCTGACATTCGATGCAGACGGCAGTGCGATTGTGGGAGCCGACGCTGTTTTGAACGGTGATGCAGCAATAAGCACCGGAACGCAGGGCATCGTCGGCGAGGCCTTACAGCTTGACGGTGACGGCGATTTCGCAACCACACCTGGCTTTAAGGGTATTGGCGGCGCAAATCCGCGAACTGTTTCTCTGTGGGTCAAGACCAGTGTAAATCAGGCTGACGGTACTTTTTTCCTCGGCTGGGGTGATACCGGTTTTGGAAGTCGGGTTCGTTATGATCTTGGTCTTCAGTCGGGAACTTCCGATCAGCTTAGAAATGAGCTCAATGCGGGAGCAATCACCAGTGATACGGGTACGACCATAACTGACGATGCATGGCATCACATTGCCTTGACGTTCGATGGCACAACTACCACGTTTTACGTTGACGGCCAGGCTTACGGCACGTCCACCACATCAGTCAACACTACTACTACCGAGGATCTTGCGATTGGCACCGGTGTTCGTGAATCCGTTGAATGGGGAACGATGACTCGCTGGACTCAAGGCCTTATCGACGAGGTGCAGATATACGATGAGGCGCTCACTGCCACGGATATCTCGTACATGTACAGTAATCCGGGCGATGTTGCATATCCTATGGTTGCCTTGCAGAATCCTTCTAACGGTGAAGAACGTGTCAGCGTAACACCGGTGCTCGAGTGGTCCGTTCTTGGCGGCAGTTCGAGCCAGGAGACAATCACGGTGCGGCCGACAGATCCAAATGCAGCGGCTATAGTCACCGATGAGCCTGCAAGTTCGCCATATACTCTGCCAGTGACGCTGGATTACGGAACCGAGTACGAGTGGAAGGTTGACGCTGTCATAGATGGTGTTGCGACGGCGGGTGAGTTTTCCACGTTTACCACCTTACCGGCAATTCCTGTCATAGATCAGCAGCCTCAGAGTGTGCTGGTATTTGGGGACGACCCCGTTTCACTGACTGTGGAAGTGACCAGTCCGTCTGCAGTATCTTATCAGTGGATGATAGATGACGGAGATGGTGATACGGAAAACGATGTTGAAGTTCCCGGCGCTACTGATGCTGCCTTGAGCTTTGCTGCCGCAGCCGGCAATGAGGGTACATACTATTGCCTGGTAACCAATGATGGCGGTACAGTGTCAAGTGAGTCGGCAACGATTGCAGTCAAAAAGCTTGTCTGCAACTGGACCTTTGATGGGACGCTGGCTGATGCGACAGGAAATGGCTATGACGGAACTGTCCAGCAGCGTGATCCTAATACTACACAGGTAGCTAACTATGTTGCCGGCATCGATGGACAGGCGCTCGATGCTGATTCGATCATTGTTGAGCATGTCCTGCCCCAGCAGGAGACCTGGCAGGAGTACACAGTGACAGTCTGGGCCAAGTCGGATACTGAGACGCAGACATCATATGCCGGTGTTTTCAACAACGGCAAAGCTGCTGCTGACGACTTCCAGATCGGCTGTGGCTCTACAGTTTATCGTTATAATGGTTCCGTAGCGTTTAATAATATTGCTCCTTTGAGCACGACCGCATGGACCATGCTTACGGTGACTTGTGATGCCGCAGGCACCAAGGTATATGCCGATGGCTCATACGTTGGAGAAAACAGTTCAAGACGAGTTGATTTTAGCAGATTTGCTGTTGGTGCCAACCGCGGTGACGGGCTCTTCTTTGATGGTGCTATAGATGACCTCAGGGTCTTTAATTATGCACGAACTGCTGAAGAGGTTGCTGAAGATTACTACGCCATAACTGGTGAAGCCATATGTCTCACAAATCCTGACATGGACATCACCGGTCCAAACGGCGAACCTGACTGTGTAGTTGACCTCCACGATTTTGCGTCCTTCGCAGCAGGATGGATGGAATGCGGGCTGTGGCCTTTGGAAGCATGTCCGCAGTAG
- a CDS encoding LamG-like jellyroll fold domain-containing protein, whose product MKKFVVSMAVVIVACAGAQAGIVEHLTFDIDGTAATGTDAVLVGDAAVTTGGMGISGEALQLDGDGDFATTPGFKGIAGADARTVSLWVKTAVNQADGTFFLGWGDTGFGSRVRYDLGLQKGTSDQLRNELNAGAITSNTGTTITDDAWHHISLTFDGTTTTFYVDGQTYGTSTTSVNTTTTEDLVIGTGIRPATEFNENARWTNGLIDDVQIYDEALTGDQVATLYANPGTVVPEPATLAILGIGALALGRRRK is encoded by the coding sequence ATGAAAAAGTTTGTTGTTTCAATGGCAGTGGTTATTGTTGCATGTGCAGGCGCACAGGCAGGTATTGTTGAGCATCTCACATTCGATATTGACGGCACGGCGGCGACCGGCACTGATGCCGTTCTGGTAGGCGATGCCGCAGTCACGACCGGCGGCATGGGCATCAGCGGCGAAGCTCTGCAGCTCGACGGTGACGGCGACTTCGCAACCACGCCGGGCTTTAAGGGTATCGCCGGCGCGGATGCTCGTACGGTTTCGCTCTGGGTTAAGACCGCCGTCAATCAGGCTGACGGTACTTTCTTCCTCGGCTGGGGTGATACTGGATTCGGCAGCCGTGTACGCTACGATCTGGGGCTGCAGAAGGGTACAAGCGATCAGCTTCGCAACGAGCTAAACGCCGGCGCGATCACCAGCAACACAGGTACGACCATCACCGACGATGCATGGCACCACATCAGCTTGACTTTTGATGGTACCACCACAACGTTCTATGTTGACGGCCAGACTTACGGTACATCTACGACGTCAGTCAACACTACTACTACCGAGGACCTTGTAATAGGTACTGGTATTCGTCCGGCGACAGAGTTTAACGAGAATGCTCGCTGGACGAATGGCTTGATCGACGATGTTCAGATCTATGATGAAGCATTGACGGGCGACCAGGTCGCCACATTGTATGCGAATCCGGGTACGGTTGTTCCCGAGCCCGCAACCCTCGCAATCCTTGGAATTGGCGCACTGGCACTTGGACGTCGCAGAAAGTAA